Proteins encoded by one window of Puntigrus tetrazona isolate hp1 chromosome 25, ASM1883169v1, whole genome shotgun sequence:
- the nedd1 gene encoding protein NEDD1, giving the protein MEDVTRLVSSGDCLKIWDSTSMTVLEQFNPHSATHPVAQVCWSSSNQYLVSASSIGDKLVVSSLKSSPVPVMELGEAKKQTRVSLNSTSQFLVSGGLDNTVNIWDLKTKRLHRSLKDHKEEVTCVSFNGGDSYIASGSTSGEIILHSITTNLSSKPFGHGPNVPIHDLRYSLVKRSLLGTVSDSGSVALWDANTQKELHLFEGTHKAPCSGLAFSPANDLLFITVGLDKKIVCYDTSSKMVFRNKQVESPLTAIDFTPDGAGLVVGSTQGRIYMYDLRNLSAPVKITTAHKTSVTCIRFQNSTSKLKSAKTSSKSSQSNKRISVKLGGQQTGPSTPTSTVQPSVPGPEFSGTAEVLTREAEGQHSQDQLLNMEKFSSVGRNSLNLDIFSPLNDGFKSHGFGDTPTSRNGGSIDVFSREGEGQHSTDRFRVGRNSLDIFSPVREDYKGHRLSDVSSGKKDFEYLPHFPGGSSQRKTPLGTPGSRCYSPSVVQTPPPIKEEESITTPPQQTDVQNGNKVEKNSGPRQEYDVTSTPPAAQSTRVQSVDTYNTPEPGQRRELPTQLTYDSPVSGAPPAAAPAPAAAVESGAEGRGAPLTSIQMNFVRNMIHEALEDFRDTCHRDIINLQVEMVRQFYIQLNEIHGMIEKYSVNDSLIEEIERLREENKRLRANY; this is encoded by the exons ATGGAGGACGTCACGCGGCTGGTGTCGTCAGGTGACTGTCTGAAGATCTGGGACTCGACCTCCATGACGGTGCTGGAGCAGTTCAACCCGCACAGTGCCACGCATCCAGTGGCGCAAGTGTGCTGGAGCAGCAGCA ATCAGTATCTGGTCAGTGCCAGCAGTATAGGAGACAAGCTGGTGGTGTCTAGTCTCAAGTCATCTCCGGTTCCAGTGATGGAGCTGGGTGAAGCG AAAAAGCAAACCCGCGTCAGTCTGAACTCCACGTCGCAGTTCCTGGTCAGTGGAGGACTGGATAACACGGTCAATATCTGGGACCTAAAGACAAAAAGATTGCACCGAAGCCTTAAG GACCACAAAGAGGAAGTGACATGTGTTTCTTTTAACGGAGGTGATAGCTACATAGCGTCTGGCTCCACTAGCGGAGAAATCATCCTCCACAGTATCACAACCAACCTATCCAGCAAACCCTTCGGCCATGGGCCAAACGTG CCCATCCATGATCTGAGGTACTCGCTGGTGAAGAGGTCTCTGCTGGGCACGGTGTCTGACAGTGGCTCTGTGGCTCTCTGGGATGCTAACACTCAAAAGGAGCTGCATTTGTTCGAGGGGACGCACAAAGCCCCGTGTTCAGGGCTGGCCTTCTCTCCGGCCAATGATTTGCTCTTCATCACCGTGGGCCTTGACAAGAAGATCGTGTGTTATGACACCTCCAGCAAAAT GGTGTTTCGTAATAAGCAGGTGGAGTCTCCACTCACAGCCATTGATTTTACTCCAGATGGAGCTGGGCTGGTTGTGGGCTCCACGCAGGGCCGAATTTATATGTATGATTTGAGAAACCTCAGCGCACCGGTCAAAATCACCACAGCTCACAAGACGTCAGTGACCTGCATTCGCTTCCAGAACTCCACCTCCAAGTTAAAG TCCGCTAAAACATCTAGCAAATCTTCTCAGTCAAATAAGAGGATCTCAGTAAAACTGGGTGGTCAGCAGACGGGACCCTCCACTCCAACATCTACAGTCCAACCCAGTGTGCCTGGCCCTGAATTTTCAG GTACTGCTGAGGTGCTCACCCGTGAGGCGGAGGGTCAGCACAGCCAAGACCAGCTGCTGAATATGGAAAAATTTAGCAGCGTCGGTCGGAACAGCCTAAACTTGGATATTTTCTCCCCACTTAATGATG GTTTCAAATCACATGGTTTTGGTGATACTCCAACTTCAAGAAATG GAGGCAGTATAGATGTGTTCTCGAGGGAAGGAGAAGGCCAGCACAGCACAGACCGCTTCAGAGTTGGCCGAAACAGCCTGGACATCTTTTCACCTGTACGAGAGG ATTACAAAGGTCACAGACTGAGTGACGTATCAAGTGGAAAAAAAG ACTTTGAATACCTACCTCATTTCCCTGGTGGGTCATCCCAGAGGAAGACCCCATTGGGCACTCCGGGCAGTCGCTGCTACAGTCCGTCTGTGGTTCAGACTCCTCCACCAATCAAAGAGGAGGAGTCCATCACTACCCCGCCGCAACAGACTGATGTGCAGAATGGCAACAAG GTGGAGAAGAATAGCGGCCCCCGACAGGAGTATGACGTCACGAGCACGCCCCCCGCTGCTCAGAGCACACGCGTTCAGTCTGTGGACACGTACAACACCCCTGAGCCCGGTCAGAGGAGAGAGCTGCCCACCCAGCTCACCTATGATTCGCCGGTCAGCGGAGCGCCTCCTGCAGCTGCACCAG CTCCAGCGGCGGCCGTCGAATCTGGAGCCGAGGGCCGGGGAGCTCCGCTCACCTCCATTCAGATGAACTTTGTCCGTAATATGATCCATGAAGCACTGGAGGACTTCAG GGACACTTGTCATAGAGACATAATCAATCTACAGGTGGAGATGGTTCGGCAGTTCTATATTCAGCTG AATGAAATCCACGGTATGATTGAGAAGTACTCCGTGAATGACTCTCTCATCGAGGAGATAGAAAGACTGAGAGAGGAAAACAAACGACTACGAGCCAATTATTAA
- the lyrm5b gene encoding LYR motif-containing protein 5B isoform X1 → MANPLRAEVVQLYKTLLFLGREYPKGANYFRDRLRAAFAKNKDVSDPEKIKELISRGEFVVKELEALYYLRKYRALKKRYYQTE, encoded by the exons ATGGCCAACCCACTCCGAGCAGAGGTAGTTCAGCTCTACAAGACC TTGCTGTTTCTTGGACGGGAGTATCCGAAAGGAGCCAACTatttcagagacagactgaggGCTGCGTTTGCCAAGAATAAAGATGTGAGCGACCCTGAGAAGATCAAAGAGCTCATCAGCCGAGGAGAATTCGTGGTGAAAGAGCTCGAGGCGCTCTACTACCTCCGGAAATACAGAGCCTTGAAGAAGCGATATTACCAAACAGAGTGA
- the lyrm5b gene encoding LYR motif-containing protein 5B isoform X2, translating into MANPLRAELLFLGREYPKGANYFRDRLRAAFAKNKDVSDPEKIKELISRGEFVVKELEALYYLRKYRALKKRYYQTE; encoded by the exons ATGGCCAACCCACTCCGAGCAGAG TTGCTGTTTCTTGGACGGGAGTATCCGAAAGGAGCCAACTatttcagagacagactgaggGCTGCGTTTGCCAAGAATAAAGATGTGAGCGACCCTGAGAAGATCAAAGAGCTCATCAGCCGAGGAGAATTCGTGGTGAAAGAGCTCGAGGCGCTCTACTACCTCCGGAAATACAGAGCCTTGAAGAAGCGATATTACCAAACAGAGTGA